The proteins below come from a single Nostoc sp. KVJ3 genomic window:
- a CDS encoding ABC transporter ATP-binding protein — MSIYQFLKKSYPQHRRSENDWRLFLRLVPYARRSGRLLTLSMLLLIPIALANAIQPLLIGQVISLIRKEPSTYEFLRNRPLPQGLNILEGLLFAAIAIRLILTGYQGYLVQKLGQQITAAIRQDLFQHVTSLAVRFFDRTPVGKLITRITSDVEVLGDVFSTGAIGIVSNLFSMLVILGLMFSVQWQLTCLLLLMLLPVTCLIVYIQQQYRKANYKGREELSILNSQLQENVLGINVVQLFRREKFNAELFRSTNSRYTEQIDQTIFYDSFISATLEWIALIAIAAVLYMGSWLLLGKSLAFGTLSAFILYAQRLFDPLRDFAEKFTVIQAGFTAIERVGDILDEPIEIRDRANVRFSIFDAKFGYIDEIVANLESPDLTSPPELGEICFDRVWFAYKNDDYVIKDLDFTIRPGEKIALVGPTGAGKTSIIRLLCRLYEPTQGRILIDGVDIREVPQAELRRYMAVILQESFLFAGDVKSNISLGDGYTIEQIQQAAEETNIAQFIEELPQGYDTQLRERGTNISNGQKQLLAFARAAIRNPQILVLDEATASLDVGTEALVQEALNQLLLRRTAIIIAHRLSTIRNVDRIFVLKRGELIEQGSHDQLLQQGGLYATLHNLQMLGT; from the coding sequence ATGAGCATCTACCAATTTCTCAAAAAATCTTATCCGCAACATCGTCGGAGTGAAAACGACTGGCGGTTGTTTTTGCGTCTAGTGCCTTATGCCCGTCGTAGCGGACGACTTTTAACGCTGTCGATGTTGCTACTCATACCCATTGCGCTAGCTAATGCCATACAACCTCTGTTGATTGGCCAAGTTATCTCCCTAATTCGCAAAGAACCAAGCACTTACGAATTTCTCAGGAATCGCCCCTTGCCACAAGGACTAAATATTCTAGAGGGATTGTTGTTTGCGGCGATCGCCATCCGATTGATTTTGACAGGCTATCAGGGTTATTTAGTACAGAAACTAGGGCAACAAATCACCGCAGCAATTCGCCAAGACTTATTCCAGCACGTAACATCTCTAGCAGTACGGTTTTTTGACCGCACACCCGTAGGTAAATTAATCACCAGAATCACCAGCGACGTGGAAGTGTTAGGCGATGTCTTTTCCACTGGGGCAATTGGCATCGTGTCTAATTTGTTTTCCATGCTGGTGATTTTAGGTTTAATGTTTTCTGTCCAATGGCAACTCACTTGCTTGCTGCTATTGATGTTGTTACCAGTTACCTGCTTAATTGTTTACATTCAGCAGCAGTACCGCAAAGCCAACTACAAAGGGCGGGAAGAACTTTCTATCCTCAACTCACAGTTACAAGAAAATGTGCTTGGCATTAACGTCGTGCAGTTATTCCGCCGGGAAAAATTTAATGCCGAACTGTTTCGCTCGACCAACAGCCGCTATACTGAGCAAATAGATCAAACCATCTTTTATGATTCATTTATTTCAGCAACCCTAGAATGGATTGCTCTGATTGCGATCGCAGCTGTTTTATACATGGGTAGTTGGCTACTGTTAGGAAAAAGTTTAGCTTTTGGAACTTTATCTGCATTTATCTTGTATGCCCAGCGACTATTTGACCCTTTAAGGGATTTTGCGGAAAAATTTACGGTAATTCAAGCTGGTTTCACTGCCATTGAACGGGTAGGCGATATATTAGATGAACCGATAGAAATCCGCGATCGCGCCAATGTCCGTTTCTCAATATTTGATGCTAAATTCGGCTACATAGACGAGATCGTAGCAAATCTAGAATCCCCAGACCTCACTTCTCCGCCTGAATTAGGAGAGATTTGCTTTGATCGCGTCTGGTTTGCTTACAAAAATGATGATTACGTAATTAAAGACTTAGATTTTACCATTCGTCCTGGTGAAAAAATTGCATTAGTTGGCCCTACAGGTGCGGGCAAAACTTCGATTATCCGGCTTTTGTGCCGTCTTTACGAACCCACCCAAGGACGCATTCTCATTGATGGGGTAGATATTCGAGAAGTACCACAGGCAGAACTGCGGCGATACATGGCAGTAATTTTACAAGAAAGCTTTTTGTTTGCTGGCGATGTTAAAAGCAACATTTCTTTAGGAGATGGCTATACCATTGAACAGATTCAACAAGCAGCAGAAGAAACCAACATTGCCCAGTTTATAGAAGAACTACCCCAAGGTTATGATACTCAACTTCGAGAACGAGGTACAAATATTTCTAATGGTCAAAAGCAACTTTTAGCCTTTGCACGGGCTGCCATTCGCAATCCCCAAATCTTAGTACTAGATGAAGCTACCGCTAGTTTAGATGTTGGGACAGAAGCTTTAGTTCAAGAGGCATTAAACCAGCTTTTGCTAAGGCGTACTGCCATTATTATCGCTCACCGCCTATCTACAATTCGCAATGTAGACCGGATTTTTGTTCTCAAGCGTGGCGAATTAATCGAACAGGGAAGTCACGATCAACTGCTGCAACAAGGAGGGCTTTATGCCACTTTACATAACTTGCAGATGTTGGGAACTTAG
- a CDS encoding HpsJ family protein, translating to MVNRFASVSTALTVKVVGIICILSFFVDFLILLLPFQPTDRVWQINLATALVDRGIVPLVGLGLLFTAYWIESADAGSDRPQGIDLRFPAVILSSILGLMFLLIFPLHLNNVNQAKTQTLNRITQEADQAETQLNTRLSQLQAQLNTDQGKAQLEQLRSQTKAQFSEILKDDQKYKQALESSQIPPNIKDLLKKAKTDPQALDKAIEQQTDIQTLRTQQLSQVRQRRDEAEQQAKDSAWKSGLRIGISSLLLSIGYIIIGWTGLRGRGAVQGGKPRATAR from the coding sequence ATGGTTAACCGTTTTGCTTCCGTGAGTACCGCCCTCACAGTTAAGGTAGTTGGAATAATCTGCATTTTGTCCTTTTTTGTGGACTTTTTGATTCTATTGTTACCCTTTCAACCGACCGATCGGGTATGGCAAATCAACTTGGCAACGGCGCTAGTTGACAGAGGAATTGTTCCTCTGGTGGGACTAGGGCTGTTGTTTACTGCCTATTGGATTGAAAGCGCTGATGCAGGAAGCGATCGCCCCCAAGGGATCGACTTAAGATTTCCCGCAGTGATCCTCTCAAGTATTTTAGGGTTGATGTTCTTGCTGATTTTTCCCCTGCACCTCAATAACGTCAATCAAGCTAAGACTCAAACACTCAATCGAATTACCCAAGAAGCAGATCAGGCAGAAACTCAACTGAACACTCGGTTATCGCAATTGCAAGCACAGCTGAATACCGATCAGGGAAAAGCTCAACTAGAACAACTGCGAAGCCAAACCAAAGCTCAGTTTAGTGAAATCCTCAAAGACGATCAAAAATATAAGCAAGCACTTGAAAGCTCTCAAATTCCCCCAAATATCAAGGATTTACTCAAGAAGGCTAAAACAGATCCCCAAGCACTTGACAAAGCTATCGAACAACAAACAGATATTCAGACGCTGCGAACTCAACAACTAAGCCAAGTTCGTCAGCGTAGAGACGAAGCAGAACAACAGGCTAAAGATAGTGCTTGGAAGTCTGGACTACGGATTGGGATTAGCAGTTTGCTGTTATCCATTGGTTACATTATTATCGGCTGGACAGGTTTAAGAGGTAGAGGTGCTGTACAAGGTGGTAAACCCAGAGCTACCGCCCGTTAA
- a CDS encoding glycosyltransferase family 2 protein: protein MFSIYILTYNEELDIAACIESAMLSDDIIVVDSCSSDRTVEIASRYPIRVVQHAFESHGRQRTWMLESIPPKHEWVYILEADERMTPELFAECEKASQNPAYIGYYVAERVMFMDRWIRYSTQYPRYQMRLFRHGKVWFTDYGHTEREVCEGATSFLKETYPHYTCSKGLSRWIEKHNRYSTDEAQETLYQLEQGEVNWQDLFFGKSEVEKRRALKDLSLRLPARPLLRFVYMYFMLGGCFDGHAGLAWCTLQAFYEYLILLKVWEMKYLPKPNLDVAVLAQDSTQQLQREDSETTKADVV, encoded by the coding sequence ATGTTTTCAATTTACATACTGACATATAACGAAGAGCTAGATATTGCTGCTTGTATCGAATCAGCGATGCTATCGGATGACATCATTGTTGTGGATTCATGCAGTAGCGATCGCACTGTGGAAATTGCCAGTCGCTATCCTATCCGCGTCGTCCAACACGCTTTTGAAAGCCACGGTCGCCAACGCACTTGGATGTTAGAGTCTATTCCCCCGAAGCATGAATGGGTTTACATTCTTGAAGCTGACGAGCGTATGACACCAGAACTGTTTGCAGAATGTGAAAAGGCAAGTCAGAACCCAGCCTATATCGGTTACTACGTGGCTGAACGTGTCATGTTTATGGATCGTTGGATTCGCTACAGCACACAGTATCCCCGTTACCAAATGCGCCTCTTCCGCCACGGGAAAGTGTGGTTTACAGACTACGGTCATACTGAGCGGGAAGTTTGTGAGGGTGCAACTAGCTTTTTAAAAGAAACATACCCACACTACACTTGTAGCAAAGGCTTAAGCCGTTGGATTGAAAAGCATAACCGTTATTCTACAGATGAAGCTCAAGAAACGCTGTATCAGTTAGAACAAGGAGAGGTCAACTGGCAAGATTTATTCTTTGGTAAATCGGAGGTTGAAAAACGTCGCGCCCTCAAAGATTTATCTTTGCGTTTACCCGCCAGACCATTGCTAAGGTTTGTATATATGTATTTTATGCTAGGTGGCTGTTTTGATGGACACGCTGGACTTGCCTGGTGTACATTGCAAGCATTTTATGAATACTTGATTTTGCTTAAAGTTTGGGAAATGAAGTATCTACCAAAACCTAATTTAGATGTAGCAGTTTTGGCACAAGATAGTACACAACAGTTGCAGCGTGAGGATTCTGAAACTACAAAGGCTGATGTGGTGTAA
- a CDS encoding DUF502 domain-containing protein, producing the protein MDTNNKSSSSLKQENRSLVIDRLKQDLKNDLIAGLLVVIPLATTIWLTITIANWVINFLTQIPKQLNPFDGLNPILVNLLNLLVGLAVPLLCILLMGLMARNIAGRWLLDFGERLLQAIPLAGQVYKTLKQLLETILKDSNGKFRRVILVEYPRRGIWAIAFVTGAISSDIQAQMSRPVLSVFIPTTPNPTTGWYAVVPEDEVVNVSMSIEDAFKIVVSGGIVAPNTPLVFPKESNLEVKHDEIKRQVIPVEET; encoded by the coding sequence ATGGATACCAATAACAAAAGTTCCTCTAGCTTAAAACAGGAGAATCGGAGCTTGGTAATCGATCGCCTAAAACAGGACTTAAAAAACGACCTGATTGCTGGTTTGTTGGTAGTAATTCCCCTAGCAACCACTATCTGGCTGACAATTACCATTGCTAATTGGGTCATCAACTTCCTCACCCAAATTCCCAAACAACTAAATCCTTTTGATGGGTTAAACCCAATTCTAGTAAATTTACTGAATTTATTGGTAGGATTAGCAGTACCACTACTGTGTATATTATTGATGGGCTTGATGGCTCGCAATATTGCTGGGCGGTGGTTGTTAGATTTTGGTGAGCGATTATTACAGGCAATTCCTTTAGCAGGACAGGTATATAAAACTCTCAAACAGCTTTTAGAAACAATCCTAAAAGATTCTAATGGCAAGTTTCGTCGGGTAATCTTGGTAGAGTATCCCCGCCGAGGAATTTGGGCGATCGCTTTTGTTACTGGTGCAATCAGCAGTGATATCCAAGCCCAAATGTCTCGCCCCGTCCTAAGTGTTTTTATCCCCACCACCCCGAATCCTACTACTGGATGGTACGCAGTCGTTCCTGAAGACGAGGTGGTGAACGTCTCTATGTCCATTGAAGACGCTTTTAAAATAGTTGTATCAGGTGGCATTGTCGCCCCTAATACACCCTTGGTTTTCCCCAAAGAGTCTAATCTGGAAGTCAAACACGACGAAATCAAGCGGCAAGTTATTCCCGTTGAAGAAACTTAA
- the nusB gene encoding transcription antitermination factor NusB, whose product MQPRKPQQIARELALLSLSQLPVNPKKLDTLPDDQLVSKLVLGAVRTLTSEVQDTLDNAAGELQRSNDRLLSSQTRASDLNSARAMLQEAIACTQTAINQLGTAVDFPELIQLANQDKGVRNYAKELVITVNENRHIIDELLSTALVDWQVTRLAQIDRDILQIAVAEMKFLGVPDSIAINEAVELAKRYSGEDGHRFINGVLRRVTDQKKTA is encoded by the coding sequence ATGCAGCCTCGTAAACCCCAGCAAATTGCTCGTGAATTGGCGCTTTTAAGCCTTAGCCAATTGCCAGTTAACCCAAAGAAATTAGATACATTACCAGACGATCAACTAGTATCCAAGTTGGTGCTAGGAGCAGTACGCACCCTGACTTCAGAAGTGCAAGATACCCTCGATAATGCCGCCGGAGAACTGCAACGCAGTAACGATCGCCTTTTAAGTAGCCAAACTCGGGCCTCCGACCTCAATTCTGCTAGAGCAATGCTTCAAGAAGCGATCGCTTGCACCCAAACAGCAATCAATCAGTTGGGTACAGCAGTTGATTTCCCAGAATTGATTCAGCTAGCTAATCAGGATAAGGGAGTTCGTAATTACGCTAAAGAGCTTGTGATCACCGTCAACGAGAATCGACACATTATAGATGAACTCCTTTCTACTGCCTTAGTAGATTGGCAAGTAACTCGCCTCGCCCAAATTGACCGCGATATCCTGCAAATCGCTGTGGCAGAAATGAAGTTCTTAGGAGTTCCAGACAGCATCGCCATCAACGAAGCTGTGGAACTTGCCAAACGCTACAGTGGAGAAGACGGTCATCGCTTTATTAACGGTGTTTTGCGCCGAGTCACCGATCAGAAAAAAACAGCATAG